A DNA window from Drosophila pseudoobscura strain MV-25-SWS-2005 chromosome 2, UCI_Dpse_MV25, whole genome shotgun sequence contains the following coding sequences:
- the LOC6898008 gene encoding tetratricopeptide repeat protein 12 has translation MPHTHGGISDKKTEPEVPPDYAIYQHPQTDEVFLHSPSLVDDVLQFMETIGDASKNEASAATKEKKNYSEKLTDDNFMVTSRLIFGASYKRSRSKTKVTANTNTFTFMRQVDQDLKSRQQARIERERVAENFRRLGNHEYRKENYELAAQHYTRGLATINDTPVLYVNRALCYLKRREFKRAIMDCDYILTYLDEKYLRAWLYKAAGHKRLNDEEQYQRSVYMAKRSNHTEYEAIDNFLDKMRSYL, from the exons atgcCTCACACACACGGGGGAATATCGGACAAAAAGACTGAACCAGAGGTCCCACCAGATTATGCCATATATCAGCATCCACAAACGGATGAGGTATTCCTGCACAGTCCATCACTGGTCGATGATGTGCTGCAATTTATGGAAACCATAGGCGATGCCAGCAAAAATGA GGCCTCCGCTGCCACCAAGGAGAAGAAAAACTACAGTGAAAAGCTGACGGATGACAACTTTATGGTCACCAGTCGTTTGATATTCGGCGCCAGCTATAAGCGTAGCAGATCAAAGACCAAAGTCACGGCCAATACAAATACGTTTACATTCATGCGGCAGGTCGATCAGGATCTAAAGAGCCGCCAACAGGCGCGCATCGAGCGGGAGCGCGTGGCCGAAAACTTCCGGCGTTTGGGCAATCACGAGTACCGCAAGGAGAACTACGAGCTGGCCGCACAGCACTACACCCGAGGTCTGGCCACCATCAATGACACCCCCGTGCTCTATGTGAATCGTGCCCTGTGCTATCTCAA ACGCCGTGAGTTCAAGCGTGCCATCATGGACTGTGATTATATTTTAACGTATTTGGATGAGAAATATCTGCGTGCCTGGCTCTACAAGGCAGCCGGCCACAAACGTTTGAACGACGAGGAACAGTACCAGCGGAGTGTCTACATGGCCAAGCGTTCGAATCACACAGAATATGAAGCTATTGACAACTTTTTGGATAAGATGCGATCGTACCTTTGA